In the genome of Nocardia terpenica, one region contains:
- a CDS encoding pyridoxamine 5'-phosphate oxidase family protein, with protein sequence MAKMTGEEREKFLAELHVGVIAVERPDRAPLSVPIWYGYEPGGEVLIWTEQGSVKEKLIRAAGRFSLTAQVEQPPYRYVTAEGPVTTIEPATPDMVRPIAIRYLGEAEGTAFTEQNYGTGSLLIRMRPERWLSTDYTKE encoded by the coding sequence ATGGCGAAGATGACCGGCGAAGAGCGCGAGAAGTTCCTGGCCGAACTCCACGTGGGGGTGATCGCCGTCGAGCGGCCCGACCGGGCGCCGCTGTCGGTGCCGATCTGGTACGGCTACGAGCCGGGCGGCGAGGTGTTGATCTGGACCGAGCAGGGGTCGGTGAAGGAGAAACTGATCCGCGCCGCGGGCCGCTTCTCCCTCACCGCCCAGGTGGAACAGCCGCCGTACCGGTATGTCACGGCGGAAGGCCCGGTGACCACCATCGAGCCCGCCACCCCGGACATGGTCCGCCCCATCGCGATTCGCTACCTCGGCGAGGCCGAGGGCACGGCCTTCACCGAGCAGAACTACGGCACCGGATCGCTGCTCATTCGCATGCGCCCGGAACGGTGGCTGAGCACGGACTACACGAAGGAGTAG
- a CDS encoding winged helix-turn-helix transcriptional regulator, whose translation MATTLGSGREWTDPTCPVARTVDLVGDRWSLLIVRDAMDGAATFTEFQQRLGIARNILTDRLRRLVDHGILATTTTPGGKRHSYRLTEAGQDLFTLVVALRQWGERHAFTDGEPHSTLVDRHGNPVAALRAEGHDGRPVTAATTRVHKIE comes from the coding sequence ATGGCCACGACACTCGGATCCGGCCGCGAGTGGACCGATCCCACCTGCCCGGTCGCGCGGACCGTCGATCTCGTGGGCGACCGGTGGAGCCTGCTGATCGTGCGCGACGCCATGGACGGCGCGGCCACCTTCACCGAATTCCAGCAGCGGCTCGGGATCGCGCGGAACATCCTCACCGACCGCCTGCGCAGGCTCGTCGACCACGGCATCCTCGCCACGACCACCACCCCCGGCGGCAAGCGGCACAGCTACCGGCTCACCGAGGCCGGACAGGACCTGTTCACCCTCGTCGTGGCCCTGCGCCAGTGGGGCGAACGGCACGCCTTCACCGACGGCGAACCCCACTCGACACTCGTCGACCGGCACGGCAATCCCGTCGCCGCGCTGCGCGCCGAAGGCCACGACGGCCGACCCGTCACGGCGGCGACGACCCGGGTACACAAGATCGAATGA
- a CDS encoding MFS transporter, producing the protein MATGVTRAQRSVLALVCAVAVSTIYASQPVLEAAGASLGLARESLGGLVAAGQIGYFVGLILLVPLGDVLNRRRLIIAHLVLTAVGAAVTAVAPNGVVAMAGLVVAGLFAVVVQVAVAYVAAASAPSERGRNIGAVTSGVVLGILGVRVLAGALGDTVGWRAVYAVLAVLCVVLACTVRATLDSGQGAPGARYTQVLASTVRLVRTDRLFLSRGLIAFFLFASFGTLWSGVELPLGAAPWHLGTTQIGLFGLLGLAGALGAARAGRWADAGRAQAITGSALALLAASWLLIARLDTTLWLLALGIIVLDFAVQAVQVSNQHTLTAAHPDRASGIIGPYMAFYSLGSALGGLTTAWAYSTWGWSACCWIGAGYTLAALLVWAVAQATGTTRRGAVPEAPDLADRAVLVDGAQSS; encoded by the coding sequence GTGGCGACAGGAGTCACGAGAGCGCAGCGATCGGTCCTGGCACTGGTGTGCGCGGTGGCCGTATCGACGATCTATGCGAGCCAGCCGGTGCTGGAGGCGGCGGGCGCGAGCCTGGGATTGGCGCGAGAGTCGTTGGGCGGGTTGGTCGCCGCCGGGCAGATCGGCTACTTCGTCGGTCTGATCCTGCTGGTCCCGCTGGGCGATGTGCTGAATCGCCGTCGGCTCATCATCGCGCACCTGGTGCTCACCGCCGTGGGCGCCGCGGTCACGGCCGTCGCCCCGAACGGTGTCGTCGCGATGGCGGGGCTGGTGGTCGCGGGCCTGTTCGCGGTGGTGGTGCAGGTGGCGGTCGCCTATGTGGCCGCCGCCTCCGCGCCGAGCGAGCGGGGTCGCAATATCGGCGCGGTCACCTCCGGTGTCGTGCTCGGTATTCTCGGCGTCCGCGTCCTCGCGGGCGCCCTGGGCGACACGGTCGGCTGGCGGGCGGTGTACGCGGTGCTCGCCGTGCTCTGCGTGGTCCTGGCGTGCACCGTTCGCGCGACGCTCGACTCCGGCCAGGGGGCTCCCGGCGCGCGGTACACGCAGGTGCTGGCGTCGACGGTGCGGCTCGTGCGCACCGATCGCCTGTTCCTGAGCCGCGGCCTGATCGCCTTCTTCCTGTTCGCGTCCTTCGGAACCCTGTGGAGCGGAGTGGAATTGCCCCTCGGCGCCGCGCCCTGGCATCTCGGCACCACGCAGATCGGGCTGTTCGGATTGCTGGGCCTGGCCGGGGCGCTCGGCGCCGCCCGCGCGGGCCGATGGGCCGACGCCGGTCGCGCCCAAGCGATCACGGGTTCGGCGCTGGCCCTGCTCGCCGCCTCCTGGCTACTCATCGCCCGGCTCGACACCACCCTGTGGCTGCTCGCCCTCGGCATCATCGTCCTCGACTTCGCCGTCCAGGCGGTACAGGTCAGCAACCAACACACCCTGACGGCGGCACACCCCGACCGCGCCAGCGGCATCATCGGCCCATACATGGCCTTCTACTCCCTCGGCTCCGCCCTCGGCGGCCTCACCACCGCCTGGGCATACAGCACCTGGGGATGGTCGGCCTGCTGCTGGATCGGCGCAGGCTACACCCTGGCCGCCCTGCTGGTGTGGGCCGTGGCCCAGGCCACCGGCACCACCCGGCGCGGTGCGGTGCCCGAGGCGCCGGATCTGGCGGACCGCGCGGTCCTGGTAGACGGGGCTCAGTCGTCCTGA